GTCTCGACGAAGCTCAGGTCAACCAGGCCTACACCCGCTCCCTCGCCGCCCTGGTCGACCCGTCCCGCTACCCGGAAGCCGCGAAACTCTTCAGCTCCACCGTCTTCGACCCCCCACCCGCCACCCCCGCCGACCCCACCGAAGACCCGGACTTCACCGTCACCCTGGAAATCATCCTCAACGGCATCGCCCAAGAAATAGCCGCCGCCGAGTGCGCCTGACGGCCTAGCGCTAGGGCTGGAATTCGCGGTTGAGGTCAGTCGACGCCGAGGTCGAGTTCGTCCCACATGATTCGGACCTCTAAGGGGCTCAATGACTCGATCGCTACGGCAAACTGATCTGTGCGAGTCCGGTGCCGGTCGGCGACGTACTTTCCGTCCGAATTCAAGTAGAGCATCTCGACCGAGATCGCGGGACCGTCGTCGCGGGCCATGCGCACGATCCAGTAGTTTTCGATGCCGAATCGCGCGTACTCGGCCCGTTTGTCGATCATGTCCGCAGTGACAGTGCTCGGTGAGACTACTTCGACCACCAGCATGGTTTCCGCGATGGTCGGCTTCAACTTCCAGCGCCCACGGGGTTCTTCGATACAGCGGTAAACGATGACATCCGGTCGTTTGTAGTGCAGCGGTACTTCTGAGACGAGCATGTCGACATCACGATTGATACGCAGGCACGGCTCCGAGTCGGAACGTTTTGCGTAGGCATCGAGTAGCGCGCGTTCGATGTTGCGCGCGACCGCGTTGTGGTTGGGCGTGGCGGATTCGCAGAAAACGACCATCCCGTCTTGCACCTCGACGTTGCGCGCGATGTCCTCGGGCATGGACAGGTAGTCGTCCATGTCGACAGGAAAGACGTACGTCTTCGGAGTAGACCAGTCGAAGAGTTCCGACACGGTGACCGTCCTTCAGTGTGGTAGTCGCTGCAATCGTAGGACACAACGGCTGCCGGCTGCCCCGCGCAAACCAGTCCCGGAAACAAGTCCGCCCCCGGCCGTTGGGCAGGGGGCGAACTGTTCGTCTCAACCACGAGTCGGGGTGACAGGATTTGAACCTGCGACCTCTTCGTCCCGAACGAAGCGCGCTACCAAGCTGCGCCACACCCCGTGAATCGAACCTGCAGTAGCTTACAACAGGGACGGCCTGGACGTTAAACCGCCTGTTCAGCGGGGGTATCGCGACGCGGTCTAGCCCTCGTGCGCGCGGATGCTGGTGAAGATGCGCTTGGCGGTGTCGGCGTCGAGGGCGTTCGGCACGCCGGTGTCGGCGGCGATCACCATGACGAAGTTGCCGCTGTCGGTGGGGTAGGCCACGGTGAAGACGGAGTAGGCCGTCGCGCAGCCGGGCTTGGCCTGGGTGACGGTGCCCTTGGTCTCCACGAACATGCCGTGCTGGGTGCCGTCCAGCGATTCGAGCGGCACCGGCGTGCTCGGCGTGCCGTTGGTCGAGGCGGTGTAGGCGAGCTTGGCCGTCCGGGTGCCGAGATCGGTTGCCGCCGTTGCGGAATCGGGGCTCTGCGAACCGGTGAGGAAGGACACGGTGCGGGTGGAGCCGGGGCAGTAGCCCTTGCCGTCGCTGGCATATCCCTTGCCCGCGACCGCGTTCGGTGGTTCGCCGAACCCGCCGATGGCGGTCTCCGGCGCGATCGTCCAGCCGGTGGGCACGTCGTACGCGGCGCCCCGGTCGGGCGCGACGACGACCTGGTAGCCGGGGATCACGGGGGTTTCGTTGCGGCCGTTGGGGTTGGTCGTCGGCGCCGCGGAGGTGGTCTTGGTCGGCGCCGGCTCGGTGCTGGCGCTGGGCGTGAGCGCGCTCACCATCGACGGCGAGTTCTCTTGCGCCGCAGAGTCGTCCGAGCCGCGCCCGGCCAGCGTGACCGCTGTCACCGCACCCGCCACAACCAAGAGCACCACGAGCCCGATCAGCAGCGCCGCTTTGCCGCGGCCACCCGGCTGTGGTCCGCCCATGCCGTGGCCGGGCGGCTGCGGCGGCCCGCCGAACCCGCTCTGCGGCCCGTAGCCGCCCGGCTGTCCGTATTGCGGCGTGCCGTACGCGGGGGCTTGATACTGCTCGATCGGCGGCACCTCGCCGTACTGGCCTGGTGCCGGTTGCCATTGCAGCCCGGGGTCGGGCTGGCCTAGTCGAGTGGCCTGTGGATAACCGAGCAGCGTCGGCGCGGCTTCGGCCGCGCGATGCTGATTCGGGTCGGCCCCCAGGCTGGGCTGCCACAGTCCTGCCGGTTCACCACCGCCCGGCGCGCCGCCGGGCACCGGCTGTGCCAGCAGCGTCGGGTCGGCCTGCGCCGGGGACTGCCATCCCGCGGGCTGGGCGGTGCCGCCCGGCTGCCACTGCACCGTCGGCGCGGGCGCGCTAGGCCCGGGCTGCCACTGATAGTTGGGGCGTGCCTGATTCGGGTCGGCTCCGGCATGCTGGTCGGGCACAGCGGCATTCGGCTGCCATTGCAGCGTGGGATCGGCGCCCTGGCCCGCTTCGGCCTGGCGTTCGGCCCAGCCGGCCGGCGGCTGCCAGGTTTGATGGAAGCCGGAGTCCCGCTTCCACGGGCGGCCCTGCGCCTGCTGTTCGGCATCCGCGTCCCGGGGTGCGGACGGGTCGAATTGCGCGTCGCCGGACGGGTACGGGTACGGCACACCGGGCTGGCCCAGAACCGTCGGGTCGTTGCGCCGGTCGTCGAATCCACTCACAGTTGTCCCCTGCCTGACACAAGTCTCGGCACGCGACCTTAGCGGGCGATGGCCTCCGATGCGGACACGCCCTGGCCCGAGTCCGTCGCCGGACGCTTCGGGGGCGCGGCGACCAGCGTCAACAGGGTCGCCTCGGGGCGGCAGCAGAAGCGGTACGGCGCCCACGGCGAGGTGCCGACGCCCGCGGAGACGTGCAGCTGGGTGTGCTCACCCCACTTCGACGGACCCTTCACCCGGGACCGGTCGATACCGCAGTTGGTGACCAGCGCGCCGTATCCGGGCAGGCACAACTGACCGCCGTGCGTGTGCCCGGCCATGATCAGGTCGTAGCCGTCGTCGGCGAAGCGGTCCAGCACCCGCGGCTCGGGCGAGTGGGTCAGGCCGATGCGCAAGTCCGCCAACGGGTTCGGGGTGCCGGCGATGGTGTCGTAGCGGTCCCGCTGCAGGTGCGGGTCGTCCACGCCCGCGGTGGCGATGCGGATGCCGGCCACCTCGAGGTCGCGGCGCACGTGCGTCAGGTCCAGCCAGCCGCGCTCGGTGAAGGCCGCGCGCAGGTCTTTCCACGGCAGCGGGGCGCCGTAGACGCGCCGGTGATCCTTCTTGAAGTATTTCAGCGGGTTCTTCGGCACCGGCGCGAAGTAGTCGTTGCTCCCGAAAACGAAAAGCCCCGGGCGGGAAAGCAATCCGCCGAGGGCCTGGACTACCGCGGGTACCGACTTCTGGTGCGAGAGGTTGTCGCCGGTGTTGACGACCAGATCCGGCTCCAGCCGGTCCAGTTCGCGCAGCCACTGCTGCTTGTGCTTCTGGCCGGGTGTCATGTGCAGATCGCTGATGTGGAGCACCCGCAGCGAGGACGACCCCGGCGCGAGCACCGGCATGGTTGCCTCCCGCAGAACGAAGGCGTTGCGTTCGACCAGCGAGGCGTAGCCGATTCCGGCCACCGCCGCCCCAGCGGCTCCCAACGCGGTCGTGCGGACAGCAGAGGTCGAGATCACGGGCATTTGCCCAGCATAGGTGACCTCGCTGCGGATCGCCGAGTGTGTTTACGCACAAGGCCTTGCGCGAGCGCCGTCGATCGGCGTGCGCGCGAGCGCCGATATTCGCCATCGGCGGGGCAAATGTGGTGGGCGCTGCGTGCGCGAGCGGCTACCGTGAGCCTCATGTCGGAACTCAAAGCGCAACTGCGGACGGATATGACCGCCGCGATGAAAGCCAAGGATACGCTGCGTCTTTCCACACTGCGGATGCTGCTCGCCGCGATCCAGACGGCCGAGGTGGCCGGCGCCGAGGCCCGCGAGCTCTCCGACGCCGACGTGATCGCCGTATTGCAGAAAGAGGCGAAGAAGCGCAGCGAGTCGGCCGAGATCTACACCCAGAACGGGCGTGGCGAGTTGGCGGCCAACGAACACGCCGAGGCCAGGATCATCGACGAATACCTGCCGACCCAGCTGTCCGAGGCCGAGGTCGCCGATCTCGCCGATACGGCGATCGCTCAGGTGGCCGAGCAGCTCGGCGAACGTCCCGGCATGCGCCAGATGGGGCAGGTCATGAAGATCGCCACCGCGCTCGCCGAGGGCAAGGCCGACGGCTCGCGCATCTCCGCCGCGGTCAAAGCACGCCTCTGATCGGCGTGCGGCCACGGCCGCGCAACGCGAAGGGCCGCGAACTGGCGAGTTCGCGGCCCTTCGTGCGTCAGCGGGGGATGGGGATCGGGATCGGGATGGGCGGCAGCAGCGGTGGCGGCGGCAACCCGGGGATGATCCCCGGCGGTGGCGGCGGACCGGGTGGCGGTGCGGCCCGTTGCGTGCCGTCACTGACGTAGAGCGTGATCACCGAGCCGGGAATGGCCGAGCCGTTCGGCGCGGTACCCATCACGGTGCCCTTGGCCTGTGCGCCCGGCCCGGTCACCGGCGTCACCTGGAACCCGGCGCCGACGAGCGCGGCGGTCGCCGCGCCCTGGGTCATGCCCACCACGTCGGGCACCTGGGCGTTGTTCGAGCCGCGCACGTACTTGTCGTCCAGCGGCGGCAGCGCGGGCGGCGGGAATTGGCCGAGCACGGGTTTGATCGAGTTGAACCAGCTGCGTGCGGGCTCGTTACCACCGAACAGGTTGCCGTCGCCGCAGTTGCGCAGCGGGAACGAGCAGATCTCGCCCGGCGTCGGGCTGTCGCCGTACACGTAGGTGGCGGCGGCCAGCGAGTTGGTGAAGCCGAGGAAGGCCGACGAGCGGTGGCTTTCGGTGGTGCCGGTCTTGCCGGACAGCGGCGCGGCCCACCCCGCGGACTGGGCGGCGCCGGCGGCGGTGCCGCTGATGTCGTCCTTGCTCATCGCGTTGGCCAGGGTGTTCGCCAGGCCGGGTTCGACGACCTGCTCGCAGGCCTGCTGGGTGAGCGGCACCTGCCTGCCCTGCCGGTCCACGACCTCCTTGATCGGGTTCGGCGGGCACCACTTGCCGCCGGAGGCGAGCGTCGCGGCGACGTTGGACAACTCCAGCGGGTTGATCGCGACCGGACCGAGGGTGAAGGAGCCGAGGTTCTGCTCCTTGATCATGTCGGCGAGGCTCTGGTTGCCGTGGCCGGAGGTGCCCGCCTCGGTGTAGGAGCGCATGCCGAGCCGGACCGCCATGTCGACGGTGGGCGTCACGCCGACGGCCTGGATCAGCTTGACGAACGCGGTGTTCGGTGAGGTCGCCAGCGCCTCGGTGACCGACATCGGCGACTTGTACTTGCCCGCGTTCTCCACGCAGTAGGTGGCGGGCGGGCAGCCGCGGGCGCCGCCGTTACCCATGCCCTTGGCCTCGAAGCGGCCGGGCACGTCGAGCTGGGCGTTGATGCCCAGGCCCTTCTCCATGGCGGCCGCGGTGGTGAAGATCTTGAAGATCGAGCCCGCGCCGTCGCCGACCATCGAATACGGCTGCGGCTGCACGGTTTCGTTCGCGTCGCGGTTCAGGCCGTAGGTGCGGCTGCTCGCCATCGCGACCAACGGATGTGAGTCCTGGCCCGGCGCGACGACGGACATCACCTGGGCGATGTTGTCGAGATTCGGGTTCGCCGAGTCGGTCACCGAGCGCTTCACCGAGTCCTGCACCGCAGGATCGAGCGTCGTCCGGATCAGGTAGCCGCCTTTGTCGATCTGCTCGCGGCTGATGCCCGCGTTGGCGAGGTACTGCAGCGCGTAGTCGCAGAAGAAACCGCGGTCGTGGGCGGCGATGCAGCCGCGCGGCAAACCCTTCGGCTCGGGCAGCACGCCGAGCGGCTTGGTCTTGGCGTCGCGGAACTCGTCGGCCCGGCTGGGGATGTTCTGGATCATGGTGTCGAGCACGGTGTTGCGCCGGGCCAGCACGCCCTCGGTGTTGGTGTAGGGGTTCAGCTTCGAGGAGCTCTGCACCATGCCGGCGAGCATCGCCGCCTGCGAGACGTTCAGCTCCGAGGCGTCGATGCCGAAGTAGGTCTGCGCGGCGTCCTGGATGCCGTAGGAGGAGTTGCCGAACGGCACCAGGTTCAGGTACCTGGTCAGGATCTCGTCCTTGGTGAGCTCGCGGTCCAGGGTGAGCGCCATCCGGATCTCGCGGATCTTGCGGGCGGGAGTCGTCTCGATCGCGGCCCGGCGTTCGGCGTCGGTCTTGGCCACGACCAGCAGCTGGAAGTTCTTGACGTACTGCTGGTCCAGCGTCGAGGCGCCCTGCTGCACCTCGCCGCTCGAGGTGTTGGTCAGGAACGCGCGCAACGTGCCCTGCCAGTCCACGCCCTCGTGTTCGGCGAAGCGCCGGTCCTCGATGGAGACGATCGCCAGCTTCATGTCGTTGGAGATCTTGTCGCTGGGCACTTCGAAGCGGCGTTGCTCGTACAGCCAGGCGATCGGTGCGCCGCTCGCGTCGACCATGGTGGACACCGCGGGCACGGTGCCCTCCACCAATTCCGAGGACACGTTGTCGACGGCGTCGGCGGCCCGGTTCGAGACGAACCCGAAACCGCCTGCGAGCGGGAACAGCAACCCGGCGACGAGCACGGCAGCCAGCAAGCAGCTGCCGGCCAGCCTCGCGAGCGTTTGTGTGATCGGCACGATCCTCAGACTACGGGGTGCGCTCCGAGCTCTCTTCCGTGCGTTTACCGGAGCGAGATTGATGACGGGTAATGGGCGTGTCGCGCGAGCGAGTCTGGCGTGTCGCGGGACGGCGCGCCGCGAATAACCCGGCCTCGCCGCCGCTCCGGGGATTTTGCAGGGACGGACGTACCAAAAAATCCGGGGGCGGTCTTGCGCTAGCCCCATACCTTTACCTAGATTGAGAACCCAGTGTGATAGAGCTAACACTCAAAGTGGAATGTGGTGCAGTTCGCAGCGGGGTTTGGGTTGCTGCGACGCTGACACGCGATTCTGGAGCGCCGTTGACCCGGTGTTCGGACTGCAAAGGGGCACACCAAATGCACATGACAACCCCCATCGCTCGATTGGACGTGGAGCAGGCCGAAGCAAGGATCGCCTGGGTAGCCCAGGCCCGATGCAAGGAAGTGGATCCCGATCAGTTGTTCGTCCGCGGCGCTGCCCAGCGCAAAGCCGCGACGATCTGCAGGCACTGCCCGGTGCTGATGCAGTGTGGTGCCGACGCGCTCGACAATCGAGTGGAGTTCGGTGTGTGGGGCGGTATGACCGAGCGGCAGCGGCGCGCGCTGCTCAAGCAGCACCCGGAAGTGACCTCCTGGGCCGACTTCTTCCAGGCCCAGCGCCAACATCAGGTGGCAATGTAGCCCCCGTGAACCCTCGGAACTGAGCCTGCGAAAGCGGGCTCAGTTCCGTTTGGGGGCAAAAGCTTCCGTTTGGACCTATAGCGGATGCGTCTATGTATCAAGCAGATGCTCGGTTGGTGGTCAGTTGATCACCTACGGCACGCAGCGCCTCGAGATCGGACACCTCGAACGGCAACGCGGTGACCGCGACGATCGGTACCCGCGGATGCGCCCCCGTAAACCGGTGCAGCAGATGCTGTTCGCGCTTGTCCGTGGCCACGCGACGGGCGTGAATGCGCAGCACCGCCGCGGTCAGCGGGTCCGAGTCCGCCAGTTGCTCCGCCACGGTCGCCGCCCGCCCGGCCGACAGCGTGCTCAGCGCCGGATGCGTCCGGTTGAGCACCAGGCCCGCCAGCGGCATCCGTTCGGTGGACAGCCGGTCCACGAAGAACGACGCCTCGCGCAGCGCGTCCGGTTCCGCGGCCGCCACCACCAGGAAGTGGGTGCCCGGCTTGGAGAGCATCGCGTAGGTCCGATCCGCGCGGTCCTGGAAGCCGCCGAACAGCGAGTCCAGCGATTGCAGGAAGTTCGATGCGTCCTTGAGCATCTGGCCGCCGACGATCGTGGACACCCCGCGCACCGCCAGGCTCATCGCGCCGGTGACCAGCCGGGTGACGCCGCGACCCGGCGCCATGATGACCCGGATCATCCTGCCGTTCAGGAAGTTTCCGAGCCGCTTCGGCGCGTCCAGGAAGTCGAGCGCGTTGCGCGACGGGGGAGTGTCGACCACGATCAGGTCCCACTCCTTGCGCCCGGCCAGCTGGCCGAGCTTCTCCATCGCCATGTACTCCTGCGTCCCGCCGAACGACGAGGCGACCGTTTGGTAGAAGGGATTGGCGAAGATCTGCTCGGCCTTCTCCGGGCTGGTGTGCTCGAGCACCATGTCGTCGAAGGTGCGGCGCATGTTCAGCATCATCGCGTGCAGCTCGCCCTTGGCCTCCGGACCGAGCGGCACCCGCTGCGGCGAATTGCCGAGATCGGCGACTCCGAGCGACTGTGCCAACCGGCGCGCCGGGTCGATGGTGAGCACCACGACCTTGCGGCCCCGTTCGGCCGCGCGCAACGCGATCGCCGCGGCGGTGGTGGTCTTGCCGACCCCGCCCGAGCCGCAGCAGACCACGACGCGCGCCGTCCGGTCTTCGATGATGCTCGAAATATCCAGTGGCGCAGGCGCGGTCATTTGACCCCTTGGGTACTCAAGTGTTCGGC
This genomic stretch from Nocardia brasiliensis ATCC 700358 harbors:
- a CDS encoding Uma2 family endonuclease; the encoded protein is MDDYLSMPEDIARNVEVQDGMVVFCESATPNHNAVARNIERALLDAYAKRSDSEPCLRINRDVDMLVSEVPLHYKRPDVIVYRCIEEPRGRWKLKPTIAETMLVVEVVSPSTVTADMIDKRAEYARFGIENYWIVRMARDDGPAISVEMLYLNSDGKYVADRHRTRTDQFAVAIESLSPLEVRIMWDELDLGVD
- a CDS encoding metallophosphoesterase translates to MPVISTSAVRTTALGAAGAAVAGIGYASLVERNAFVLREATMPVLAPGSSSLRVLHISDLHMTPGQKHKQQWLRELDRLEPDLVVNTGDNLSHQKSVPAVVQALGGLLSRPGLFVFGSNDYFAPVPKNPLKYFKKDHRRVYGAPLPWKDLRAAFTERGWLDLTHVRRDLEVAGIRIATAGVDDPHLQRDRYDTIAGTPNPLADLRIGLTHSPEPRVLDRFADDGYDLIMAGHTHGGQLCLPGYGALVTNCGIDRSRVKGPSKWGEHTQLHVSAGVGTSPWAPYRFCCRPEATLLTLVAAPPKRPATDSGQGVSASEAIAR
- a CDS encoding GatB/YqeY domain-containing protein: MSELKAQLRTDMTAAMKAKDTLRLSTLRMLLAAIQTAEVAGAEARELSDADVIAVLQKEAKKRSESAEIYTQNGRGELAANEHAEARIIDEYLPTQLSEAEVADLADTAIAQVAEQLGERPGMRQMGQVMKIATALAEGKADGSRISAAVKARL
- a CDS encoding penicillin-binding protein, with the translated sequence MPITQTLARLAGSCLLAAVLVAGLLFPLAGGFGFVSNRAADAVDNVSSELVEGTVPAVSTMVDASGAPIAWLYEQRRFEVPSDKISNDMKLAIVSIEDRRFAEHEGVDWQGTLRAFLTNTSSGEVQQGASTLDQQYVKNFQLLVVAKTDAERRAAIETTPARKIREIRMALTLDRELTKDEILTRYLNLVPFGNSSYGIQDAAQTYFGIDASELNVSQAAMLAGMVQSSSKLNPYTNTEGVLARRNTVLDTMIQNIPSRADEFRDAKTKPLGVLPEPKGLPRGCIAAHDRGFFCDYALQYLANAGISREQIDKGGYLIRTTLDPAVQDSVKRSVTDSANPNLDNIAQVMSVVAPGQDSHPLVAMASSRTYGLNRDANETVQPQPYSMVGDGAGSIFKIFTTAAAMEKGLGINAQLDVPGRFEAKGMGNGGARGCPPATYCVENAGKYKSPMSVTEALATSPNTAFVKLIQAVGVTPTVDMAVRLGMRSYTEAGTSGHGNQSLADMIKEQNLGSFTLGPVAINPLELSNVAATLASGGKWCPPNPIKEVVDRQGRQVPLTQQACEQVVEPGLANTLANAMSKDDISGTAAGAAQSAGWAAPLSGKTGTTESHRSSAFLGFTNSLAAATYVYGDSPTPGEICSFPLRNCGDGNLFGGNEPARSWFNSIKPVLGQFPPPALPPLDDKYVRGSNNAQVPDVVGMTQGAATAALVGAGFQVTPVTGPGAQAKGTVMGTAPNGSAIPGSVITLYVSDGTQRAAPPPGPPPPPGIIPGLPPPPLLPPIPIPIPIPR
- a CDS encoding WhiB family transcriptional regulator, translated to MHMTTPIARLDVEQAEARIAWVAQARCKEVDPDQLFVRGAAQRKAATICRHCPVLMQCGADALDNRVEFGVWGGMTERQRRALLKQHPEVTSWADFFQAQRQHQVAM
- a CDS encoding ArsA family ATPase, with the protein product MTAPAPLDISSIIEDRTARVVVCCGSGGVGKTTTAAAIALRAAERGRKVVVLTIDPARRLAQSLGVADLGNSPQRVPLGPEAKGELHAMMLNMRRTFDDMVLEHTSPEKAEQIFANPFYQTVASSFGGTQEYMAMEKLGQLAGRKEWDLIVVDTPPSRNALDFLDAPKRLGNFLNGRMIRVIMAPGRGVTRLVTGAMSLAVRGVSTIVGGQMLKDASNFLQSLDSLFGGFQDRADRTYAMLSKPGTHFLVVAAAEPDALREASFFVDRLSTERMPLAGLVLNRTHPALSTLSAGRAATVAEQLADSDPLTAAVLRIHARRVATDKREQHLLHRFTGAHPRVPIVAVTALPFEVSDLEALRAVGDQLTTNRASA